GATAAGAAAGCCAACAGACTGTCACTATAAGTATTTCCTATATGTATTTCAAATGGGTTACAAAAATAAGATTTTCTATGCGTTTGGTCAGGGCAGTTCTCATTTAGGAAGGTGGAGGCTTCCCGCGGAGCAATTTAATAATCTTTCCTTGCCATTTCCTCCTCTCTCTGAACAAAAAACTATCGCCGCATTCCTCGATGCCGAAACCGCCCGCATAGATACCCTCATTACTGAATACGAAACCCTCATCGACTTGCTGAAAGAGAAACGGCAGGCCCTCATCAGCCAAGCGGTGACGAAGGGGCTGAACCCAGATGCTCCGATGAAGGATTCCGGGGTGGAGTGGCTGGGGGATGTACCGGAGCATTGGAGCGTGAGGCAGCTTCGCTTTATCGCAAATCTGAATCCATCCAAAAGCGAATGCTCAAACATTGGTGAAGATGAGGAGGTCTCATTTTTACCAATGGAGGCTATTGGGGATGACGGCTCGCTAAATCTTGAGCATGTGAAACCAATCAACGAGGTTAATTCTGGTTACACATATTTCCGCAATGGAGATGTGACTATCGCTAAGATTACGCCCTGCTTTGAGAATGGAAAAGGCGCAGTAATGAGTGGACTTAAAGGGCACATAGGGTTTGGCACAACTGAGTTAATTGTTGTGAGGCCGGAGCAGAATATATCCATTAGCGAATATATCCACTTGATTTTTGTTTCTGCATATTTTCGTAAATTAGGTGAATCATGGATGTATGGTGCTGGCGGGCAAAAAAGAGTACCCGACGAATTCGTGCGTAATTTCAAGATAGGGGTTCCACCTGTCGATGAACAACACGCCATCGCCGCATTTCTCGATACAGAAACTTCCCGCATGGACATCCTCGTTCAGGAAGCGGAAAACGGCATCAATCTACTCCGGGAGCGCCGGATGACGCTCATTTCAGATGCGGTGACAGGAAAAATTGATGTGCGTGACTGGAAAGGAGTTGCGTAATGGAATATTTGGCAAAAAAGCACGGCTTGTGGCTGGAAGGGGCGTATTCTCACTTACGCCTCATAACTCCACCGCCTGTTGTGCTCCCTTTTAGCTTGAATAGTGGCGTGAACGGTAATGTTTATGTTTTCTGTGAGGACTATTTTGATTCTGCGACTCGTGTTCGTAGAGGTCGGCTTTACCAATCTTCTGGTAGAGATGGAGACCGCTTCGAAAATGTGAGCCTTTTCCCATATCCCAGTCCATCCAAAGGTTGTCCAATAGATGAAATATATGAGACTGCAAACCTGAATATCAAAGCAGGACAAGAAGTAATTCTCGGCGACAATCTGGCGCAAACATGTTGGACCGTTGTTCTGGCTGAACGCAGAGGGCGTGACGCCTATTACATCACACTTAAGTCGAAAACCTTCCTTGGCGTATTACCGGAATTATTATCCGAAGAGATTCCACCAAACAACCGCGAGGATATCCACAGAGCCATGAATGCCGTCGTGGAGGCCGCATCCGTGCAAGCCCCCCAGCCAGTTATCGATGCCTGCCGGGTTGCCGCTACACATATGCTGCTTGCTATGTATCCGCAAATCACTAAAAAACGAGCTGGGGCAAATAGTCGGGAAGCTGGACAATGGGTCGTGTATCCAGTCTGCCGCTAATCTCATTAACAAGCTGCACTCTCGCGCAAAGCCATCGGGAGCCGCTAATAACGATACCCGCCCCGTGTCGCAGCGCGACGCCGATTTGGCCGTGAGCGCAATCGCGTTTCTCTTGCAAGACTTCGGATGGGCGGAGCAAGCATTATGAAGCCGCTAGCTACAACATGGTGTACCTATTATGCAGGATTTGCCGAGCAGCCTCCCGATGAACTGCTAGACATCGGTTTTCTCAACGAAAAATACCGTTCTCGACCATTTTACTACCCCATGGCGAAAGGGAATATTCGGGAGTTTCCCACCGTTGAACAGTGGTATAACTATGTACAAAGTCTCCGCATTCCACCCCATCAGATACCCCTTCCTTATCTTGATGCCTTCGATGAGGCCTTAAGGGCATTATTCATGACCTACCTTCTCCCGGAGTTTTGTAAAATGGCGGAGATGAAGGCGTTATCGACCCTGGAAGCCGCCCTGAAAGACGCGTATCATCATCAAATGTGTAAGCAAACGGCCCGGAAAACGAAGCCCAAAGCCGGCGAAAGTTCTACAGGGTCCGTACACCGATGTGCCGCGTTGGCAGATTGTTTGGAGTGGGCTGAACAACACGACGGTCTAGAGCCAAACCTGTTTGATAAGTCAATTGGCCAGAGAAGGCCAGAAGCATTGAATGTCATCCGGGATAAACAGATGCATGGTAAACTTGAGGAGATGTTTCCGTGGGGTGGGTTATTTGAAGTTATCAAAAGTACCGTTGGCTACGCCTTCCGAAATTGGACCATCTATGACATTCATCAGTTGAGGGCCGTAAATATGGCCACCCGTGCGGGATTCCCCGACTCTTCCTTTGGGCAGTGGCAAGATTTTCCTATAACAGCGTGAGCGTTCGTTTATATGGAATCGTCCGTGGTAGACGCAAGCGGCTTACACAGTCCGGCCTGCTTGACGCCTAAATTATGTGACCTCATGACAGGGGCATGCGATGAATGAAAAGTTCTCTAAGAGACACGGATACCAGCAAGCGCACGAAACAGAGATTATTGTGCGGCAAGACGCTCCGCATGAACTGCGTGGAATTGTTGTTCAGCTTGCTTACGATTGCGGATTTCAACCGAAAAGCCTTCGCTCACTTGTATGCCGCATACTAAGAAAACGGTCGGATTCAAACAATTGGTCTGAGTACCCAAACATGGACGATGAAGTACATGACCTCGTTGATGGCTGTGACTGGTATCGGGTCTACGACATCATAGAGGATATCTCCGGTGCCATGCGCGAGACCCCTTACTCTTATGAACCCCAAAAGTTCGAGAACGAAATAAACGACTACTTCCTCGAAAATGGTATTGGCTGGAAATTATCGAACGGCAAGGTTAAGATGCGCGGCCCCGAAGTATTCGAGGGAATTATAGACACTGCGGAGTGGCAGCTTGAAGCAAAAAACTTCAGTAACGCCAGGAATGAACTCCATGAGGCGCGCCGTGATTTGTCTCGGCGTCCTGCCCCTGATATCACTGGTGGAATTCAGCATTCAATGGCGGCGCTCGAATGTGTGGCTCGTGAGGCTTGTGGTGACGCCAAGGCCACTCTCGGCGATATCATGAAACGTTACCCGGATATCGTTCCTCGGCCTCTTGATGAGGCCATCGCAAAAGCCTGGGGTTACGCTTCGGAAAATGCACGCCATATCCGCGAAGGGAGGGAGCCAACATTCGAGGAAGCGGAGTTGGCT
This sequence is a window from Acidithiobacillus ferridurans. Protein-coding genes within it:
- a CDS encoding AbiJ-NTD4 domain-containing protein; its protein translation is MNEKFSKRHGYQQAHETEIIVRQDAPHELRGIVVQLAYDCGFQPKSLRSLVCRILRKRSDSNNWSEYPNMDDEVHDLVDGCDWYRVYDIIEDISGAMRETPYSYEPQKFENEINDYFLENGIGWKLSNGKVKMRGPEVFEGIIDTAEWQLEAKNFSNARNELHEARRDLSRRPAPDITGGIQHSMAALECVAREACGDAKATLGDIMKRYPDIVPRPLDEAIAKAWGYASENARHIREGREPTFEEAELAVGMVAALATYLGENMGYNYALRHDKPKAA
- a CDS encoding restriction endonuclease subunit S, with translation MTYPRYPKYRESGVEWLGDVPEGWGVVRTRWLFSIKKNISGELGYDILSVTQQGIRIKDIEGNNGQFSMDYAKYQIVDVGDFVMNHMDLLTGYVDISKFLGVTSPDYRVFTIRKPTDCHYKYFLYVFQMGYKNKIFYAFGQGSSHLGRWRLPAEQFNNLSLPFPPLSEQKTIAAFLDAETARIDTLITEYETLIDLLKEKRQALISQAVTKGLNPDAPMKDSGVEWLGDVPEHWSVRQLRFIANLNPSKSECSNIGEDEEVSFLPMEAIGDDGSLNLEHVKPINEVNSGYTYFRNGDVTIAKITPCFENGKGAVMSGLKGHIGFGTTELIVVRPEQNISISEYIHLIFVSAYFRKLGESWMYGAGGQKRVPDEFVRNFKIGVPPVDEQHAIAAFLDTETSRMDILVQEAENGINLLRERRMTLISDAVTGKIDVRDWKGVA